In a single window of the Homalodisca vitripennis isolate AUS2020 unplaced genomic scaffold, UT_GWSS_2.1 ScUCBcl_17;HRSCAF=529, whole genome shotgun sequence genome:
- the LOC124370101 gene encoding putative ferric-chelate reductase 1 homolog isoform X2 has protein sequence MPYIVTLNRPYINSDQAVYVYIKALPPFSFQGLMIQARDDKTGQDVGEFDTDNRKISVINCFGRPDSTATHADNSPKTEVTARWAPEDDNDATVTFYVTIAEKVNPLGRFWACQRTKTLQIIK, from the exons ATGCCCTACATAGTTACTCTTAACAGACCATACATCAACAGCGATCAGGCGGTGTACGTCTATATAAAAGCACTACCTCCATTCAGTTTCCAGGGTCTCATGATTCAGGCTCGGGACGACAAGACCGGTCAGGATGTCGGGGAGTTCGACACAGACAACAGGAAGATCAGCGTCATTAATTGCTTCGGCAGACCAGAT AGCACGGCCACGCACGCTGACAATTCCCCCAAGACGGAGGTGACGGCCAGATGGGCGCCCGAGGATGACAATGACGCTACCGTCACATTTTA TGTCACAATTGCAGAAAAGGTTAACCCTCTGGGGAGGTTCTGGGCTTGCCAGCGTACGAAAACACTTCAAATTATCAAGTGA